CCACCTCTTTTCTTCCCGATCTTCAACATGTCCTCATCAAAATTTGATGTTCTAGGCGTAGCTCCTTTCGAAGATTGCAAAGAGTAAACATCACTAATAGCTCCCAGGAAACTATTTGTGTACCCATGCTTAGGACTTGCGGCCTTGCTAGCAAACATGGTATGAAATTGTGTCTGGTTAAAACTTGAAGCCCTTGGTGTTGGCTCTCTGGAAGATTGCACTGAATAGATCTCTACTCCCGTAAGATTCGAAGCTCTCGGGTTCATGGATGTTAATGAGTTTAGTCCGTGTGACTTGTTAAAGGAAGACATCATAGACGAGGTGCTAGATCTTCTAACAACCACATGGAGCTTACCATCTTCGCCGATCTCAGTTTCTGTTTGTAATGGTTCTCGACCATTTAGCGAAACGACATCAGAATCAACCCTGAAGGAGGTAATGGAACCTGCTGTCTCAGGGAATTGGTCGGAAATGAATAACTTGGCTCCTCTATATTCGAACATGAAGAGCATAAGAGTATACCAAATTACACTTTGCAAAACCACAATTTGAACCATAAGACTTCCCGAGAAATCCCCATACATGGCTTTCAAAAGAGGGATTCCCATGACCAGAGTGTTGGGAAgggtagagagagagaagagggtgaTCATCCACTCAAGGCTGCCACGTTTGCTGAAAGCTTGCCAGAGAAAGAGAGCCACAAGAATGACTACTTTTTGGAGAGAATCGGCAGCGATGAAGCTATAGTTCATGGCATAAGGGTTGTTGGAAGAGATGAAATGGAAGGAGAGTAAAGGAACCGCAAAAACTGCCACAAAACGGTTAATACCAGAGCATTGATCAGGGGTGAAGATTTTCCACCATCGGACTGAGCCATAGGCTAGTATCATAGCAACATATAGAGGAACAAGCGCAGCGAGAACATCGTAAATGTTCTTACCTGTAATCATGGCTAGCGATGAAGAATAAGAGTAAGTGTGTTTGTGGGGGCTGTCTTTTATCTCAATTGTAAAAGGAGGCATGGATGAAGCAGCAGCATTTAAGTTGTTTCTCCGGTCCACAGATTCGATATTATTTTAATCTTCTAGAAATAAACAAAGAGTTTTTCATCTAATTTGAATGGTTACTATAAGTAGCCAAATAGGTATGACGCAGGTGTAATTCTTGTCTACATCCATTGTATGCATCTAAATTAATCAACGATTGTCATTTTGATGGAAAATTATGGTAAGTCCCATTTCTATTGGTTGAGTGTTTACCCAGTCAATAAAATCATAGAATCATTATTATAGAATCCACCTAAAATAAGAGATATAATAAAGTGTCAATTTTTAATTAGAGAACTGTATGGACAATAAGCAAAATTCATCCCTCTGCAAGACAAGGAAATAAAATGTGGAAGATTTATTACCAAAGAAAAAGGataatataatttatgcattagaTTATGCATTAATTGCAGATATACCTTATTAATAGCCACTCTACTGGTCCATGTACGTGACTTAGAAAATTATCAGTGATCCGCGGCAACAAGGATTTTTACgatatactatttttttttttatttgtacttGTTTAGCAATTATTTTTGAATCTAATTCCATCTAATTCATTTTgcactcaattaatttttttttttttttatcttgctTCGATCTTAATATTGTACAAGATGAGAATAAAAAATGAAGGTGAAAGTCTCCTCGACTCCAATTCTATAGTTTTTCccgtataataatatattattaataatttattttaatgtatttattatttaaatattataattttaactatatatatatattatatttaaaacttatttTTCTAACTTacaatttattttcttaataaataaattgatattataggttaacaaattaaaatgaaaaaaataaaaagaacaaGAGGAGGTGGCAAGAACAAGAGGAGCATTGCCTGCCCCCAATCTGCCTCATTATTATTCCAATATATgtatttgtaattaatttttatatataaatttttgtatattttataatattattataatatattaatttttaataatcaattaaatttaatcttttaCTGTTACTACAATATCAAATTACATGACTATattcaattcaaaatataaaaattatgaacactcaaaccttcaatgctaaagaaaataaaagtagaAAAACATTAATAAtcctaatatatataaatatgctaatattaatattaatattcctCATTTAGTAATAAAGTAGATAATACTTTATAGGTAGTATAATgccaatttaatttataataaaaatgtttaagaaatcataattataaataattgcaATAATATAGTTAAATATGGGATAAAATAATTAGTTTTAGATTTAGTtatcattaataatttttttaatattcacctttaatcaaaattaaataaaaatcctTTCAAAGTTGTACTTTTTTAATAAATCAAAGTTGTACATTTAGCTAGTTCTTAAAACTAATATTTATTTAGCCCAAAAAAACTAATATTTATCTTTCATTGATTtacattatttattttatttttatttttataattcataatttttaaaaattttatttataaatattaacatATTCTCTcattgaaacaaaaaaaaaattatatatgaaaattcttactaaaaaagaaaatatgcaactaatatatatatatatatatatatatatatatatatatatatatatatatatatatatatatatatatatatatatatatatatatatatatatctaactaattaattataaagataaatttaacaaattaaatACTAATAAATGTTTTGCTTTGATCATAATAATTTATGCTGTATTATCATTATATTTCAATTTTAAACTGAATTGATTTGTGacataaaatttaagaattaattgaagttttaaataaacaaaaaaaagtgttaatatcaaaataattaatttatttattaattatttttaggcctaaaaattaattaaattaattttatttgtaaaattaattaaattaattttattttattaatttgattaatttatggTCTAAGATAATTATTAGATAAATATCTTGAGAGTTATCTGGTGGTTAGCTAAGATAAAGGAGGTTAGCAGCAATTCCAAAGAGTTATAAGGGAGTGGACTGATAATTGTTAACAACTGCAAAACGTAAATGTGGGTATTCTAGAATCTTTCAGGTACCTGCAACGAAAACTATGAATGTCGAATGAGCAGCGATTCTCAACAACtcaatcaaacaacacaaattagACTCCAAcagtcttttatttttatttttatctatcttttatttttttgtatttaatttcaagccttgtattttcTTTGCAATCaatcaattaaaatattgaatttcTATTTATTTACTTTCGATTACTTGTGAAATTGACGATGCTGTGTACATTAAACTTAGTTCCCATAGTCATTTAGTTTAAAAGTTAGAGCGCAAATTAAGAAATATACTCAGTATTTGGCACGCCCACAAACCATAAGCTGTGAGATAACCGAGATTGTTTTCcaaaagaaataatttttgataTGCCTAGCGGGACCAAGATCTCAGTTCTATGCATTTTCATTGTTCGATAATACTATTCTTGTTTTTTGTAGGCAACATCATGCCACCAAAAGCCAGAAGCGTGCTTTGCAAAGAAACCAACAGGTCTCAAGACATGGAGAGGAGTCCTACAACTGTTGGCCCAAACCTTCAAGTTCCTCTCATGGTGGAATAATTTGAGAAGGGACTAGCTACTTATGGAGAATAAATGCAAAATCTAGATGTTTTAAAAACTGTACATACTTTGACTAATGCTCTAAACCAGGAGCAAGGTAGTTCAATTTCTATTGTTGTTGATGAAAGAAACCTTGCAGCAACCATCGCTGATGTCTTGGGGAAAAATATAAGAAGGTAGATGGATATAGCTTTTGATAAAATTGATGCTATATGGAGAATATTGTTTTACTGATTTAGtcgataaatgaaaattttaatttgtctATTCTTGTGCCTTCTGATGGCCATGTTTCTAGGCCAGAGGAATTTGACACAGTAGCCAGAGGTGCTAAGGAGCTGGGGAGATAGGTTCAATTTTGAACTCCTCAGGGCAGTGTTAAGGAAAGTTGTGCCAGTAGCAAGGAATACTGGTCACCCCATAAGAGAGAAAAACAAGTGCTAGTAAACCAAGAACACCAGTTCAACTTAGCTGATTCTACCCAAGTTGTCAGTAACACTGACCCGATTATTTACCTTAGTGTTTATGATGCAGAGGTAGTTGCAAGTCCTCAGGTGATACTAACTCCTCAGTACATGCATACGCCCTAGGTGACTTTTAACTACTTTGGCTCAGGGGGCAACAACTTTAGAGGAACTACAGTGTCTACTGTGCAGATGCCTCAACCAGTACCAAGATGAGAATAAAAAATGAATGTGAAAGTCTCTTGACTCCAATTCTATAGTTTTTCccgtataataatatattattaataatttattttaatgtatttattatttaaatattataattttaactatatatatatatatatatatatatatatatatatatatatatatatattatatttaaaacttattgtTCTAACTTacaatttattttcttaataaataAATTGATATTATAGGCtaacaaattaaaatgaaaaaaataaaaagaacaaGAGGAGCATTCCCTGCCCCCGATCTGCCTCATTATTATTCCAATATAtgtatttgtaattaaattttatatataaatttttgtatattttgtaatattattataatatatattaatttttaataatcaattaaatttaatcttttaCTGTTACTATAATATCAAATTACATGACTATattcaattcaaaatataaaaattatgaacACTCAAACCTTCAATGCTAAAGATAATAAAAGTAGAAAAACATTAATAGTcgtaatatatatatgtatatatatatatatatatatatatatatatatatatatatataatatgctaatattaatattaatattcctCATTTAGTAATAAAGTAGATAATACTTTATAGGTAGTATAAtgctaatttaatttataataaaaatgtttaagaaatcataattataaataattgcaATAATATAGTTAAATATGGGATAAAATAATTAGTTTTAGATTTAGTtatcattaataatttttttaatattcacctttaatcaaaattaaataaaaattctttCAAAGTTGTACTTTTTCAATAAATCAAAGTTGTACATTTAGCTAGTTCTTAAAACTAATATTTATCTAGCACAAAAAAACTAATATTTATCTTTCATTGATTtacattatttattttatttttatttttataattcataatttttaaaaattttatttataaacattAACATATTCTCTcattgaaacaaaaaaaaaaattatatatgaaaattcttactaaaaaagaaaatatgcaactaatatatgtatatatatataactaattaattataaagataaatttaacaaattaaatACTAATATATGTTTTGCTTTGATCATAATAATTTATGTTCTATTATCAttatatttcaattttaaattgaattgatTTGTGACATAAAATCTAAGAATTAATTGAAGttttaaataaacaaaaaaaaagtgtttatatcaaaataattaattaattatttatttatttttaggcctaaaaattaattaaattaattttatttgtaaaattaatttaattaattttattttattaatttaattaatttatggtcTAAGATAATTATTAGATAAATATCTTGAGAGTTATTTAGTGGTTAGCTAAGATAAAGGAGGTTAGCAGCAATTCCAAAGAGTTATAGGGGAGTGGACTGGTAATTGTTAACAACTGCAAAACGTAAAAGTGGGTATTCCAGAATCTTTCAAGTACTTGCAAGGAGAACTATGAATGTCGGATGAGTAGCGATTCCCAACAACtcaatcaaacaacacaaattagACTCCAACAGTCTTTTATTTTGATTCTtatctatcttttttttttctaagcttttgtatttaattttaaGCCTTGTATTTTCTTTGCAATCAATCAATCAAAACATTCAATTTTAGTTTACTTACTTTCGATTACTTGTGAAATTGACGAAGCTGTATACAGTAAACTTAGTTTATAGTCATTTAGTTTAGAAGTCAGAGCGCAAATTAAGAAATATAATCAGTATTTGGCACACCCACAAACCATAAGCTGTGAGATAGTCGAGATTGTTTTCcaaaggaaataatttttggcatgCCTAGTGGGACCAAGATCTCAGTTCTATGCATTTTCATAGTTCGATAATACTATTCTTGTTTTTTGTAGAAAGCATCATGCCACCAAAAGCCAGAAGCGTGCTTTGCAAAGAAACCAACAAGTCTCAAGACATGGAGAGGAGTCCTACAACTGTTGGCCCAAACCTTCAAGTTCCTCTCATGGTGGAATAATTTGAGAAGGGACTAGCTACTCATGAAGAAGAAATACAGAATCTAGATGTTTTAGAAACTGTACATACTTTGACTAATACTCTAAACTAGGAGCAAGGTAGTTCAATTTCTATTGTTGTTGATGAAAGAAACCTTGCAGCAACCATCGCTGATGTCTTGGAGAAAGATATAAGAAGGTAGATGGATATAGCTTTTGATAAAATTGATGCTATATGGAGAATATTATTTTACTAATTTAGTCGATGGATGAAAAATTTAATTTGCCTATTTTTGTGCCTTCTGATGGCCAGGTTTCTAGGCTAGAGGAATTTGACACAATAGCCAGAGGTGCTAAGGAGCTAGGGAGATAGGTTCAATCTCGAACTCCTCAGGGCTATGGCAAAGGTATTAGTACTGGTTGAGGTATCTGCATAGTAGACACTGTAGTTCCTCTAAAGTTGTTGCCCCCTGAGCCAAAGGAGTTAAAGGTTACCTAGGGCATATGCACGTACTAAGGAGCTAGTATCACCTGAGGACATGAAACTACCTCTGCATCATAAACACTAGGGTAAGGAATCGGGTCTGTGTTACTGACAACTTGTGTAGAATTAGCTGAGTTGAACTGGTGTTCTTGGTTTACTAGCACTTGTTCTTCTCCCCTATGGGGTGACCGGTATTCCTTGCTACTGGCACAACTTCCCTTAACATTGGTACCAACACCTGTAGTCCAGGTACCTATCATTCCAACTGTGCCCCATGTAACCATGGATGCTGTTAGAGATGCTGTATAGGAGTTGTATGGGTATAGCCTTAGACAAATTGGCTTACTAGAGTTCCATAAACCATACACATACATTATTGACAGGGAGAACCTATATTCGAGATGGTACCGCATTCTTGACTTTAATGTTTTTTTAGAAGAAGATGGACAGTCAACTCTAAAACACATAGTAAGGTTCACAATTCAGTACGGTGAACTAGAAAACTATGGGAAATTTATCGGGTACAAGCTAAGGTTATTTCCAAACTCTCTTACTGGTACTGCTTTACTTAGTACTCTACCCTTCCTAGAAATTCTATGTATTCCTGGCAAAAAATGAAGAGGCTATTTCATACTCAGTTCTTTAGAGTTGAGCTAGAAGTGTGTATTACTGAACTGTCAAGGATGAAACAGAGGGGTGGAAAATCAATTGATGCTTTCATTGCTCGATTCAAAAAGATGAGGAATAAGTGCAAAGTGTTCTTACCAGAGATGGAGTCTAAGTATGAGGAGCTACTAATGGAAGAGTCACACCGAAAGAGAACATCTATGGGAACCTACTACCAGGAGGTAAATAATCATGAACTTTTTGTAACTGACTTGGTAACTACTTGTGCCTTTGTGTGTCTTGCTTTAGGTGTCCCAAACATGACAGCTCCACAGAGGAAGATATAATCTACTTCAAATATACTCCTTCAATATGCTTTTGACACCAGCAAAACAGAGGAAATATTTGACTTTTTGCTGAAGAAGAAGTTCATTAACCTCCCTCCTAACCATAAACTTCCAACTAATGAAAAGATAAAGGGGAGAGATTATTATAATTACCATGATTCCTGGAACCACAATACTAACTGatgcacttgtattatataggtaTTTAAAGGTggtatttattgcatttcatctaTATCTTGTTAGTTAATTGTAAGATTCTTAGTTAGTTTCATTATGCTTTAGGATTTTAAGTTAAAACTGCTTAATTTCTTGAATTTTGCATAATATCAGGTAATTTGATGCAATCCTAAGGCCTAAAACAAGTTAGAAGAGTTTAGAAGTCAAAAAGTTCAAATTAGAATGCTAGAAGAACTACACAGGCCATGCAATGCTGAAGAAGGACCTGTGCAGCATAGCTAAGGGGGAGAGCCAGTATACGGGCCGTGTACCAAGATCCATACAATAATCCTTACCCTGTGTAATGTTCTGTTCCTTCATAAGATATAAGTTTCAAATGGCCAGAGAGTTACACAGCCTTGCCCTATGTATTgctacatgggtcgtgtaatatACACCAGCAGAGACTCTCAATTTGACTTTTCCTCCTATCTGCTCAACTTGGAAAGACTTCTAAGGCCTCTAAGAATCTGAAATGACTTTATTTATACGAGATATAATTACAAAAAGTCAAAAACAAGTCGTATAGCAATTCCATTTCGGAGAGATCATTAACAAGATTTCTGAAAGAGAttctcagctgaagttccaaaagttcaaTGCTGCAAAATCTTCATTTTGggtttttttgttcttttttttttatgtgtttttcatattttattattttaagtttgattgcagaactcaccatgagtgagttgtCTTCTTTATTATGGAATTAGGGATATAATActttcaatttaattatggatTTTATTTGATTTTGTTTTATAATTTTGGGATttcattctttgattcaatttcttgtgttcTTAATACATGCTATGTGTTGAGCTTCATGTAGTAGtgattctagatattaattgaaggactaaaagatAAAGATTAATATTGgataatcaagattttgaacttaggattttgacctagagataggctgagatTCTATGTGGAGTTTGTAAttagtcaaagatcttaaagggttttaattaatttaattgtcaTGAAAGTAGGATTTAATTCGATTAAAAACAACTTGAGTGCCTTAATTATTTGATATTCTTAGTTTAGTTAACTTGCTTTTATTCACTCTTTAGCCATAATCAGTTtagttataatttttcttttgattttggtagtctaaataattataattattgtgtagtttggtactcaaactaaATTCCTCATGAGAGCGATActttactcactactttattacttgttatgaTTCATGCACTTGCGGGATTCTGCACAATAAGTTTTTGACGCCGTTGCTAGGAAATCTTTATGTTTGATATTAGGCAATAggcaatataattaatttaaacattttattttacctagtttttattagtttttcttattttattattttaactattttttaGGATCTTCTCTGTTTAGTTTATGGCCAAAACTAAACCAGAAGAAGAACTGTTTGAATTAGataaaaaaatagacaaaactcaTAAAGCTATCAAAAGGAGGAAGAAGTAATAGGAAGCTGAAACTTCAACTATGGTGGACAATCATCCAAAACCTCTGAGACTATGGAGCCCTAACTATTTGAGGATTCCAACAGAGTGTAaccagaccaacaattgatgccaataattttgaattgaaacTAACATGGCTCTAGATGATTCAACAGACTCAATTTGGAGGATCACCAACGGAGGATCCATACTATCGTCTCCTATGTTTTCTTACTCTCTGCGATACATTCAAGATGATTAGTGTTTCTGAAGATGCCATTCGATTAAGAGCATTCCTATTCTCTCTTGGGGATAAAGCAAGAAAGTGACTATTATCTCAACTTGTAGGATCATTCACCAACTGGGCTAATTTGTCATAAACTTTTTTAGTAAGATACTTTCCACCTGGGAAGACTGCTAAACTAAGAGCTGACACCTTTAGACAAAAAGGTAATAAATCTCTCTATGATGCATGGAAAAGTTATAAAGATCTTCAGAAGGAGCACTCACACCATGGAATTTAGGATTGGCTCCTTATCCAAAACTTCTATAATAGTTTACTACCATCAACAAAGAGCACTATAGATTGAT
The Hevea brasiliensis isolate MT/VB/25A 57/8 unplaced genomic scaffold, ASM3005281v1 Scaf4, whole genome shotgun sequence genome window above contains:
- the LOC110643074 gene encoding auxin efflux carrier component 2-like, which translates into the protein MITGKNIYDVLAALVPLYVAMILAYGSVRWWKIFTPDQCSGINRFVAVFAVPLLSFHFISSNNPYAMNYSFIAADSLQKVVILVALFLWQAFSKRGSLEWMITLFSLSTLPNTLVMGIPLLKAMYGDFSGSLMVQIVVLQSVIWYTLMLFMFEYRGAKLFISDQFPETAGSITSFRVDSDVVSLNGREPLQTETEIGEDGKLHVVVRRSSTSSMMSSFNKSHGLNSLTSMNPRASNLTGVEIYSVQSSREPTPRASSFNQTQFHTMFASKAASPKHGYTNSFLGAISDVYSLQSSKGATPRTSNFDEDMLKIGKKRGGRTMSGELFNVYRPPDSMFSGSTSGGPRKKESGAIPNKELHMFVWSSSVSPVFEGNLKHAVNKAASTDFEGIDSSKVSLQHVTGASRALHDLNENMSTAGKMNGEKELDIEDGQKFTATGSPFNCQKKMDMEGDGSRKHQMPPASVMTRLILIMVWRKLIRNPNTYSSLLGLAWSLISFRWGIQMPSIVKGSISILSDTGLGMAMFSLGLFMALQPKMIACGKYVATFAMAVRFLTGPAVIAATSSAIGLRGPLLHVAIVQAALPQGIVPFVFAKEYNVHPGILGTAVIFGMLIALPITILYYVLLGL